A DNA window from Microcystis aeruginosa NIES-843 contains the following coding sequences:
- a CDS encoding response regulator transcription factor translates to MPRILVIDDDPAIAELVSINLEMAGYDVNPAEDGIKGQALAVQLQPDLIMLDLMLPKVDGFTVCQRLRRDERTSDIPILMLTALGQTQDKVEGFNAGADDYLTKPFEVEEMLARVRALLRRTDRIPQAAKHSEILSFGPLTLVPERFEAVWFESVVKLTHLEFELLHCLLQRHGQTVSPSDILKEVWGYDPDDDIETIRVHIRHLRTKLEPDPRHPRYIKTVYGAGYCLELPTNEQVVLDSSAATV, encoded by the coding sequence ATGCCCCGAATACTTGTAATCGATGATGATCCTGCAATCGCGGAATTAGTCTCCATCAACCTGGAGATGGCGGGTTATGACGTTAATCCCGCAGAGGACGGGATTAAAGGCCAGGCCTTGGCCGTCCAGTTACAACCCGATTTAATCATGCTGGATTTAATGCTGCCCAAAGTCGATGGTTTTACTGTCTGTCAGCGTTTGCGACGAGATGAACGCACGTCCGACATCCCGATTTTGATGCTCACAGCCTTAGGACAAACCCAAGATAAAGTGGAAGGTTTTAATGCGGGTGCTGATGATTACCTGACCAAACCTTTCGAGGTGGAGGAAATGTTAGCTAGGGTACGCGCTCTCCTCAGACGCACCGATCGCATTCCCCAAGCCGCTAAACACTCAGAAATACTCAGTTTTGGACCTTTAACCCTGGTTCCCGAACGTTTTGAGGCGGTCTGGTTTGAAAGTGTGGTCAAGTTAACCCATCTAGAATTCGAGTTACTCCACTGTCTTCTCCAACGTCACGGTCAAACCGTTTCCCCTAGTGATATTCTCAAGGAGGTCTGGGGATACGATCCCGATGATGATATCGAGACTATTCGCGTTCATATTCGCCATCTGAGAACGAAACTAGAACCCGATCCCCGTCATCCTCGCTATATTAAAACCGTTTACGGTGCGGGTTATTGTCTGGAGTTACCCACCAATGAACAGGTGGTGCTTGATTCATCGGCGGCAACGGTTTAA
- a CDS encoding glutamate synthase subunit beta, protein MGKPTGFIEFLRELPSELTPLDRLHNWDEFHLPMPEDKLRNQAARCMDCGTPFCHTGTLISGMASGCPINNLIPEWNDLIYRGLWREALDRLHKTNNFPEFTGRVCPAPCEGSCVLGIHNPPVTIKNIECSIIDKGWESGWITANPPAIRTGKKVAVIGSGPAGLAAADQLNKAGHWVTVYERADRPGGLLMYGIPNMKLDKEEVVLRRLQMLEQEGVKMVCNTEVGKDISAQDLLNEYDAVVICTGATKPRDLNIEGRQLKGIHFAMEFLTANTKALLDGQPGEDFISAAGKDVVIIGGGDTGTDCVGTSLRHNCRSVTQLEIMPQPPRERAADNPWPEWPKIYRLDYGQEEAAARFGDDPRVYTTTATKFEGDSEGNVTGIHTVRVEWQRNEKGQFIPQPVAGTEKVIPTQLVLLAMGFLGPEQPLLDDLGLEKDARSNIKAEHGQFATSLPKVFAAGDCRRGQSLVVWAINEGRGAARECDRFLMGATDLP, encoded by the coding sequence ATGGGCAAACCGACTGGCTTTATCGAATTCCTGCGTGAACTTCCTTCCGAACTTACCCCCCTCGATCGCCTTCATAATTGGGATGAGTTTCATCTTCCCATGCCAGAAGATAAACTCCGCAATCAGGCCGCCCGTTGTATGGATTGTGGTACACCATTTTGTCACACGGGAACGCTAATTAGTGGCATGGCCAGTGGTTGCCCGATTAATAACCTGATTCCCGAATGGAATGATTTAATCTATCGAGGATTGTGGCGAGAAGCCCTCGATCGCCTCCATAAAACCAATAATTTCCCCGAATTTACCGGTAGAGTCTGCCCCGCTCCCTGTGAGGGTTCCTGTGTTCTCGGTATTCATAATCCCCCCGTTACGATCAAAAATATTGAATGTTCGATTATTGACAAAGGTTGGGAATCCGGTTGGATTACTGCCAATCCCCCCGCCATCCGTACCGGCAAAAAAGTGGCCGTGATCGGTTCTGGACCTGCTGGATTAGCAGCCGCCGACCAGTTAAATAAAGCCGGTCACTGGGTGACAGTTTATGAACGGGCCGATCGCCCCGGGGGGCTATTAATGTACGGTATCCCCAACATGAAGTTAGATAAGGAAGAAGTCGTTCTGCGTCGTCTCCAGATGCTCGAACAGGAAGGGGTAAAAATGGTCTGTAACACGGAAGTGGGCAAGGATATCAGCGCCCAAGACCTATTAAACGAATACGATGCCGTGGTTATCTGTACCGGGGCCACCAAACCCCGGGATTTAAACATCGAAGGTCGCCAATTAAAGGGCATTCACTTCGCCATGGAGTTTCTCACCGCTAATACAAAAGCACTATTAGATGGACAACCGGGGGAGGATTTTATCTCGGCCGCGGGTAAAGACGTGGTAATTATCGGCGGTGGCGACACGGGAACCGACTGTGTGGGGACTTCCCTGCGTCATAACTGCCGTAGCGTCACCCAATTAGAGATTATGCCGCAACCGCCCCGAGAACGGGCCGCCGATAATCCCTGGCCCGAATGGCCGAAAATCTACCGTCTGGACTATGGACAAGAGGAAGCGGCCGCACGTTTTGGCGATGACCCCCGGGTTTATACCACCACGGCGACTAAATTCGAGGGGGATAGCGAGGGCAACGTCACAGGGATTCACACGGTACGGGTGGAATGGCAACGCAACGAAAAAGGGCAGTTTATCCCCCAACCGGTAGCAGGAACAGAAAAAGTCATCCCGACGCAATTGGTTCTATTGGCCATGGGATTTTTGGGACCAGAACAGCCTTTACTCGATGATTTAGGCTTAGAAAAGGATGCCCGCAGCAATATCAAGGCCGAACACGGTCAATTTGCCACTAGCTTACCGAAAGTGTTCGCCGCAGGGGATTGTCGTCGTGGTCAAAGTTTGGTGGTTTGGGCGATTAATGAAGGTCGCGGGGCCGCCAGAGAATGCGATCGCTTTTTGATGGGGGCGACGGATTTACCTTAA
- a CDS encoding heme oxygenase (biliverdin-producing): MSVNLSTQLREGTKKSHTMAENVGFVKCFLKGVVEKTSYRKLVANLYFVYSAMEEEMEKLPSHPVVSKICFPELNRKNALEQDLYFYYGPNWRNEIALSPAGQAYVNRIREIATTEPELLVAHSYTRYLGDLSGGQILKKIAEKAMNLETGGTAFYDFKDISDEKAYKNHYRQTLDELPVDQAMADRIVTEANAAFGMNMKMFQELEGNLIKAIGIMLFNTLTRRRTTGSTETGLATAE, encoded by the coding sequence ATGAGCGTTAATTTATCAACTCAACTGCGGGAAGGCACGAAAAAATCCCACACCATGGCAGAAAACGTCGGTTTTGTCAAGTGTTTTCTCAAAGGTGTGGTAGAAAAAACTTCCTATCGCAAACTGGTGGCTAACCTCTACTTCGTCTATTCGGCCATGGAGGAGGAGATGGAAAAACTTCCTAGTCATCCCGTCGTTTCTAAAATCTGTTTTCCTGAACTCAATCGCAAAAATGCGCTAGAACAGGATTTATATTTTTATTATGGTCCCAATTGGCGCAACGAGATCGCTTTATCTCCCGCAGGTCAGGCCTACGTTAACCGGATTCGGGAAATCGCCACAACAGAACCCGAATTATTAGTCGCCCATTCCTATACCCGTTATCTCGGCGATCTGTCCGGGGGGCAAATATTGAAAAAAATCGCCGAAAAAGCGATGAATCTGGAAACTGGTGGCACGGCTTTCTATGATTTCAAAGATATTTCCGACGAAAAAGCCTATAAAAACCACTATCGTCAAACCCTCGACGAGTTACCGGTGGATCAAGCCATGGCCGATCGCATTGTCACCGAAGCTAACGCCGCTTTTGGCATGAACATGAAAATGTTCCAAGAGTTGGAAGGTAATCTGATCAAAGCGATCGGAATTATGCTCTTTAATACTCTCACCCGTCGTCGCACCACCGGCAGCACCGAAACTGGATTGGCTACCGCCGAATAG